One genomic segment of Odocoileus virginianus isolate 20LAN1187 ecotype Illinois chromosome 33, Ovbor_1.2, whole genome shotgun sequence includes these proteins:
- the SOCS1 gene encoding suppressor of cytokine signaling 1: MVAHNQVAADNAISTAAEPRRRPESSSSSSSSTSSPSSAAPARLRPCPAAPAPAPAPGDTHFRTFRSHAEYRRITRASALLDACGFYWGPLSVHGAHERLRAEPVGTFLVRDSRQRNCFFALSVKMASGPTSIRVHFQAGRFHLDGSRESFDCLFELLEHYVAAPRRMLGAPLRQRRVRPLQELCRQRIVATVGRENLARIPLNPVLRDYLSSFPFQI, encoded by the coding sequence ATGGTAGCACACAACCAGGTGGCAGCCGACAATGCAATCTCCACGGCAGCAGAGCCCAGACGGCGGCCAgagtcttcctcctcctcctcctcttccacctCCTCGCCCTCGTCCGCGGCCCCGGCGCGCCTGCGGCCCTGCCCGgccgccccggccccggccccggccccgggcgATACGCACTTCCGCACGTTCCGCTCGCACGCCGAGTACCGGCGCATCACCCGCGCCAGCGCGCTCCTCGACGCCTGCGGCTTCTACTGGGGGCCCCTGAGCGTGCACGGAGCGCACGAGCGGCTGCGCGCCGAGCCCGTGGGCACCTTCCTGGTGCGCGACAGCCGACAGAGGAACTGCTTCTTCGCCCTCAGCGTGAAGATGGCCTCGGGCCCCACGAGCATCCGCGTGCACTTTCAGGCCGGCCGCTTCCACCTGGACGGCAGCCGCGAGAGCTTCGACTGCCTCTTTGAGCTGCTGGAGCACTACGTGGCGGCGCCGCGCCGCATGCTGGGGGCCCCGCTGCGCCAGCGCCGCGTGCGGCCGCTGCAGGAGCTGTGCCGCCAGCGCATCGTGGCCACCGTGGGCCGCGAGAACCTGGCGCGCATCCCCCTCAACCCCGTCCTTCGCGACTACCTGAGCTCCTTCCCCTTCCAGATCTGA